The following nucleotide sequence is from Halobacillus mangrovi.
TGAAGATTAGAATAGGAGATAAAAATAGGCGCTAAGGTGAGCTAACGCCTAATGCCAGGGAAAATTTCACAGCTGTGGGAAGCCGTGATTCTATAACTGAGATGTTATAGATAGTTTAGAATATGTCCTTATAGAGCTTTTTGACTTGGCAGATGCCCGTACTCATTCGTCTATTTTTCAGCTTAGACGTTTCTAAACTTTCTAGAAAATAGACTCTTATACAAGCATACTTATAGACTTCACATAAATTATAGGGAACAACTAACAAAGGAGAGATTTTTCAAATGGGTTCTTGTTCTAAAGGAAAAGGCAGCGAATGTGTACGTGACACAATTAAAAAGATTATCGCTGCACAGGATGAAGTTGCTGAGCGCGATCACTGTTGTGATGTGAGCTGTGAGCGTTCTATTCGCGACCTTCTTTCACCTGCTGGTGCAGGAATGGGAGACACGACGATTCCATTTACACTTATTTGTAAAGACTGCAAGCCTTTCATTGGGAGCGGTGCAAGATTTGCTAATAATATGTATCAATGCTTGGAATCTCCATTTTTCAGAGCTAAAAAATTCGTAGACGATAGCAAAGATTGCGTCAAACTTGAGCTTTTGATTCCTATTAATGGTGGAAACTCTTGCAGTAGCAGAGGGAAAAAAGGTGGAGTATGTGATTTCCTAGATATGGCTCCAGGATTCTATGAAACAGGTGTGTGTATCACAGTCGACCTAGATTGCTTCTGCGGCATTAGCTGCTTATCGCCAACTACTCCAGAACCATATCCATCTCAGGCGCCAGCACACGACTAAACTTCTGCTTATAAAACCCAGAGTGCTCTTTTAGCCTCTGGGTTTTTAGTCTCCATTATTGTCTACCCTCGTACGACAGGAGATGAACTCCATGTACCGAACTGTTTCCTTATGTGGACGATTTGGCCAATATGATAGGCATTATGAATAAATAGATGTGCGAGTGTTTCGGACCATTTCTCAAGTTTTTCTTCACTAGATAAATAGATTTGTCTGCGGAAGCCGGCCATAACTTTTTGGTAGTTCCGGATCGTTTGATTCCAGTCTCCTCCATCGTGATTTTGAAACGTGTTATAATGGCGGGGCAGCTCCTGAACTTCCTCACCTCGAAACCTGCATAGGTAGCGATAGTTGTAGAAGTAAAGATGATGGACAAGCTCTGCAATGGAGTTGGTATGATCGTCCGGTTTAACCTGAGCTTGATATTCCGTCAAGTCTTTGACAGCAAAATTAAAGCAAACGAACCAACTGTTTTCGTCATAAATCGCAGCTAGTTGCTCAAGCAAAACGTTTCTTACACCCATTCTCATCCCCTCCAGTATTAATATTCATTTATTCGGCAAATATCTTCAATATCCTTCTTTTTTCGATTGGAAATATAAGGATACGTGATATATTCCTTATGGTTATAGGGAGTTTTGTTTTAATATAGAAAAAAACAGGGAATAGGTTAGATTTGAGAGGAGTTTTTATTATGCAGAGAAATAAAGAATTGCATGATTTTTTGTTAGATAAGGCTGAACAATTGACTGAAGAATGGTATGAATCTCTGGATAAAACAGGGGGAGGAGTGTATGCTTCCAACGACCCAGAAGTCATTCGAACACTAAAAGCACAAAACTTTGAATTTCATCAGCATCTTTGTAAAGTATTCGTTATGGAAAAAAGTAGTTTTTTCCAAGAATTTGATGAGTGGATCATGAATGTAGCTAGTGATCCGGAACATTTAAATACTCCTACTCACCTAATTATGAGAGAGTTCATACGAGTAAGGAACCAATATATGGTTTTCATTGATGAATTTATACAAAACCAGACCAAATTAGTAAGACAGAATAAGATCGACCTATGGAAGACTGTTATTATTGAAGCTATCGATGTCGTTATGACACGTGTAGTAGAAGAAAAACACAATCACCTAAATAAACGGATTGACGAACAGGAGAATACGATTAATGAGTTAAGTTCACCTGTCATCGATTTATCCAATGGAAAAGCGCTCCTGCCTTTAGTAGGAGAAATCGATACGTTTAGAGCAAGTTCGATTCTCGAAAATACACTGGCCAAATGTACAGAAAAGAATACCAATCATCTATACATCGACTTATCCGGCGTCTACCTTGTAGATACAATGGTAGCTCAACAAATTTTCCAATTAATTAATGCCTTGAAACTAATCGGTGTCGAAACCACGATGTCAGGTATTCGACCAGAAATAGCTCATACGGCTGTCCATTTGGGGATCGATTTTGGAAATATATCAATTACTCCCACGCTTGCCAAAGCTTTTTCCCTGCCGAACTAAAACAAACCCTCTTTGACTAGAGGGTTTATTTCTTTTGAAATTCTTTTATCATTCTTTTTAAAAACGGGAGTGTGTACTCAAGCTTAGGAAGATTCTTCTCTATCCAATGCTCCTGATCACTCAAAACGGCAGTGAAGATGAGTATGGCTTCAGGATGTTCATCTGGGGTGGTCTTCAGGTAGATATGCCGGATACGATCTGTAATTTCCTCTGGGAGGGTTCGGTCCAGGGTCTTCAATCCAAGTTGAGCTCGATCAGGGGAGTACCGTTGAAGAAGAATTTGAGCTAGGTTAATGAGAAGGTCATTCAATACTTTGACGGCCCAAATATCATTTCCACGATCCGCTGCTTTTTTATATTGCAGTAGAAAAAAAGCTGCATCATCTACAGCGTCAATAAAATCTTGCTCACTTAATTGTAAATGCTGCTTATCTTTGTATTTTTCCATCCGTCCTTCCGGATCATAAATTACACGAAAATAGTCTTTATGAATCAAGGTATCTTCCGTTACTGTAAACAGATCAAGGTGAAGTAAATTATCATATACCGCAATGATCTGAGGAGCAATAATAAAAATATCGTCATAAAAGATAACGTCCCGATACGCCTCTACATGACGTTTTCTGTCTTTTAAGAATTCTTGAACTTCATCCTCTGCTACCAAACAGTATAGATCCACATCAGAGTGCTCATCGTCCTCTTTTCTCCCCATCGAACCTTTCAAAAAAACAGCCTTAACTCTCTCATCCTCTTGAAGGCTTTTGGTTATCTGATCTACTGCCTCTATTTGTCTCATTTTCCTCCTCCTTTTTAAAAATAAAGATTACAACATGATATAATAAACAGGAAAAAACTACAATAAGGAGTATGAGTCCTTGAACAGTATCGTTCGTCATAAAACAGAAGAACACCTTCAACTCGAAACCCTACTGAACAGCCTTCCACTTGAGCCCTCTCAACGTAATGAAATTCATGAACAGTTCCTTAAACAATCGGCAGGATACTATGGCGAAACGAACACAGACCACTATCTTCGCTACCCCCACAGTTCACCTCCCCCCTCCATGACGTTCGGCTTTTTGATGGAATTCAGCATTTTCAAATGGATGCTCTAATTGTCCACCGGAGCTACTTATCATCTTAGAAGTAAAGAATTATAGAGGTGAGTTGATATTTGATTTCGACCATCACCAGCTTTTCCGCAAATTTAACGGAGTAAAAGACCTTTTCCCAGACCCTTTTTTACAAGTGGAGCATCAGACTCGTCATCTTTCCCGCTGGCTGGGTTTATTCGGTTTCCCCGAAATTCCCATTTCCCCCCTTATTGTCGTAGCAAGCCCCAAAACTGCGATCGAAACTTTTGGCAAAGACTCTTTCTATTTAATAAAGAGAATAGTAAGACCTAAAAACTTGATTTCGAGAGTAGAAGAGATGAGAAGAAATTTTACTGAGGTGGTATTGGACGAGGAAGAAGTAACGGCTTGTGTACCGCTTCAAAATGGAGCATATACCTTATAAATCATCTTTGATGGAGCGCTATGAATTGAAAACGGGTGAATTAACTTTAGGAGTACAATGTCCACAGTGTTCTCTATTCAAAATGGAAAGAAAACGTGATCATTGGAGATGCAGTGGGTGCGGAGGGAAATCTATGGATGCTCATTTAGGAGCGTTGAGAGATTATCAGTTGTTGCTTGGTAAGGAAATTACAAATGCTGAGTTTAGGAATTTTGCACAGATTAACTCTGTTAAAGTGACTCGTAGACTTTTAAAAGAAAGTTGCATCCCTAACGACAGCAATACAAACGCTAAAAAATATACAATAAATTTATAAGCTCTTTTAAAGATAGGGCGCTATTCCCCATAGTTAGGACGTTACTCTCCTGCGTTAGGGCGTTAATATAGTGTGTTAGGGAGCTATTGGATTACGTAAGGGCGTTATACCTGCTAGTTAGGGCCCTATCTCTCTCTTCCCACCTAACCAAAACAGAAAAAAAGAAGGGAAACTCCTCAGAGTTTCCCTTCTATCCGTCTAATTTATCGAATTTGGCCAGTTCCCTTCATCAAGAACTTCACAGTCGTTAACGCTGGAAGACCCATTGGTCCACGCGCATGAAGTTTTTGTGTGGAAATACCGATTTCAGCACCGAATCCTAGCGCACCACCGTCAGTAAAACGTGTGGATGCATTGTGATAAATGGCAGCAGCATCAACAAGTGCCATGAATTTCTCTGCCGCTTCACTATTTTCAGTAACGATTGCTTCAGAGTGTTTCGTACCATACGTTTCAATATGAGTGATCGCATCGGTTAGGTTATCTACTACTTTTACAGCGATATCTGTACTTAGATATTCATTCTTCCAATCTTCTTCCCCAGCAAGAACAGCTCCAGGAATTACTTCAAGAGCACGCTCGTCGCCGTGAACATTGATATGGTTTTCTTTTAGTGCTGCAATTAGTTCGTCACTATGAGCAGCTAACCAGTCTTTATGCACGACCAGAGTTTCCGCAGCGTTACATACCGCTGGACGGTCTGTTTTTGCATTGACAAGAATGCTGATTGCTTTTTCAACATCTGCATCTTTATCTACATAGATGTGGCAATTTCCTACTCCTGTTTCAAGAACAGGAACGGTTGCATTCTCAACGACCGCCTGGATCAGCTTGCCGCCTCCACGAGGAATAAGCACGTCGATATGCTCTTTCATCGTGAATAGTTCATTGGTTGCAGCACGGTCTGTAGAAGCGATGAATTGGACAGCTTCTTTCGGAATCTTAGTTCCCTCTAGACCACGGTGCATGACTTCAACAATCGCCTGGTTAGAGTTGATCGCAGAAGAACCGCCTTTTAAGACAATAGCATTACCTGATTTAAGAGCTAAACCTGTCGCATCAACGGTTACGTTCGGGCGTGCTTCATAAATCATGCCAATGACGCCTAGAGGAACCGTTACTTTTTGGACTTGTAGATCGTTCTCCAACGTCCAATCAGAAATTACTTGGCCAGTCGGGTCTTCTAGTTCTGCGACCTCTCGCAAACCTTGAGCGAATTCAGCAATACGCTCTTTTGAAAGAGATAGACGATCCATGAATGCATCCGTGAACCCTTTCTCACGGCCGTTTGCCAAGTCTTTTTCATTAGCGGCAAGGATCGTTTCATATTCACGCTCAAGTACATCAGCAAGGTGCAGAAGTGCTTGGTTTTTCTCTTCTTTTGAAAGGATTATTAGTTTCTTGGAAGCTTTCTTCGCCTCAATAGCTCGTGCTTCCACATTCACATCATTTTTAATTAGTGTCATCAAAGACCTCCTTGAGTATTTTATACGCCTACAGGCATGGATACTTCTAGGTGACAAACAAAATCTTTACGTTCGATCGCGGCTTTTTCGTAAGATTCAAGTTCTGGTTCAGTTAATCCGATCATTTCTTTCATTTCTTCAGAAGAATAGTTTACAACACCAAGACCAATTTCTTCGCCTTGAAGGTCATGGATACGCACAACGGCACCTTTTTTGAAGCGTCCTTTTACGTGATGGACGTTCATTGGCAGTAAGCTCTTCTTCATTTCTACAATGGATTCCTTCGCACGGTGATCGATAATGACTTCACCTTCAGGACCGGAATTAAATGCGATCCACTGTTTTTTCTGGTCAAGGTTTTCATGTTCAGGTTTGGTTTCAAAATACGTTCCAGTAGCATTGTGGTACACAGCATCATAAACGATATCATCTGTGCCGGCTTTCCCTAGGAAGGAAGATATTCCGGATGCCATCGCAATTTTGAAGGCGTCGATTTTGGACTTCATACCGCCCGTTCCGACAGCACTTCCTGGATCACCAGCTGCTGCTTCGATTTCTGGGGTGATTTCGTGGACTTGATCAAGTAGCTGTGCATCCTCATTTTTTCTTGGATCGTCATCATAAAGTCCGTCAATATCAGATAGAATAATCAGCTGATCAGCATCGACTAGTCCAGCTACTTTCGCAGACAACGTGTCGTTATCACCGAACTTAAGACGATCGATCGTGATCGTATCATTCTCATTGACGATTGGGATAATTCCGCGTTCGAGCAATACGTTGATGGTATTACGCGCATTGTTGTATCGAGCTTCGTCGGAAAAATCACTGCGTGTAATTAAGATTTGAGATCCGTTATAGCCATGAGACAAGAATAGATCGGAATAAGATTCCATCAACAATCCTTGACCAATGGAAGCAGCGGCCTGTTTTTCAGGCAATGCTTCTGGGCGTTCTAGGCAGCCTAGACGGCGATAGCCTGCCGCCACAGCTCCTGAGGATACAAGTAAAACTTCGTGGCCGTCGTCTTTTAAGCGGACGACTTCATCTACTAATTTTTCTAACTTACGGCGACTAATCTCACCATGCGCGCTTGTCAGGGAACTGCTCCCTATTTTAATTACTACCCTTTTTTTATCATTACTCAACATATCACTCCTATTTAACTTTTTCGCTTCACATGTAATAACGTTCATTTATATTTATTTACTACCGACAAGTAGTCCTTCAAGTTCTTTACTCAGTTCCTTAGAACGGCTTGCTGCACCTTTTATTGCTGCTGAGATTGCCTGGCCTCCGCCATTTTGATCAAGAGCGTCTAGTCCAGCTGCTGTCGTTCCATTGGGAGACGTTACATTCTCTCTTAATTCCGTTGGGCTTTCATCACGTTCGAGCATCATTTTTGCTGCACCAAGCAGCGTTTGCGCTCCAATTTCACGTAATGTTTCACGATCCATGCCTTCTGCACGGCCTGTTTCTTCGATGTGCTCCATTAAATAATAGAAATAAGCCGGTCCGCTTCCAGCGATTCCTGTGAAAACATCCATTTTATCTTCTTCAATGACAAATACTTCACCAATGGCTTGAAGTAATTGTTTAGCCACTAACACGTTATCCATATCTGCAAATCGGCCAGGGCTGATCGCCGTAGCGGATTCTCTTAACATGCTGGATGTGTTCGGCATAACACGAATCACTTGCTGACCAATGTTTAAGCGGTCTTCCATATAAGAAGTAGAAATTCCTGCTAATACAGAAACAAGTACTTGATTCGGTTGTAGTTTATCTTTTAAGTCGGCAAGTACAGCGTCGATGTCTTTAGGTTTCATCGCAAGGATAAACTGATCAACTTCTGAAAAGTCCAATTCATCTTTTAATACTGTACGTACGCCGTATTTATAGTTAATTTCATTTAATCGATCTTGATTACTTCGATTGGTTACGATGATATTTTCTGCTGGAATGTTTCCTGATTCAACCATTCCTGAAATCATCGCTTCAGCCATAGAGCCTGCACCTAGAAAAGCAATCTTTTGAGTGATCATATTGGGTTCATCTCTCCCGTTCGGATTTTTTGTTCGCGTTTTTTGTTCGCTTTTTCAATGACGTTAATCATCATAACACTGGCAAAAATTGATTCAAGGGCTTTTTTGCAAGTCGGGTCTATAAGAGCCAATTAGTTAGTGTAAACGGTTTCAGCGCGAGATATTTCCACATGAGGACGTCTCATCGCAAATAATTGTGTCTCAGGAAAATATTTGGAGGTTCAATTTTTATGAATTGGCGGATTTACCCCAATAGAGGGAAAAGACTAAATGTTCTGAAAGTTTGTCATGAAGCGGTTTCAGGTACTTTATATAAAAATTGATACCATGCATATCCACTCTTTAACAAAAGCCTCCTTATCCAGAAGACTTAAATTCGAGATATTCTCGGGGCAGATGTGTAATAAGCGTAAGGTTGGCTGGAAAACAACTCGCTTTCCTGCGGGGGAACTGGCGAGCCTCCTCGCTCGCTACGCTCTCAGTGGGGTCTCGCCTAAGTCCTTCTCCCACGGGAGTCTCGCCGTTTTCCATCCAACCCATCTATAGTGTAAGGAACGGCCCCATTTAACAGGAGTAAGGAAGCTCTGATTTCCAAAATTACAGATTAACAATAACGTTTCCGTTCTTCCCAACAGCGGTAAGGAGGTCCGAGAAATCGAGAGACTCCTGTGGGATGAACATGATAGGTGAGACCCCGGAGAGCTCTAGCTCGAGGAGGCTCAGCACATGCCCACGGAAAGCGAGTGATTTCTCGGACCTCCAAATTTACTTTGGGCAACGGAAAGCCCACAGTACCTCGAAATCGAGTATTCAACTATCCTGCTATATAGTTGAATATAAAAACCATGCTGATCACAATTTGACCAGCATGGTTTATCGTCACCCTTCATTAATGAAATGATTGTACTTCGCTAATTGATGATTCAATTCTCCAATCGGAACAAATCTCGCTTTACGGTAAAGTTCTTTCCCTTCTGAAAAGAGTAAAACAGCGGGCACCGTCATAACCGAGTACTCCCCTGCGACCTCTGGAACTTCATGAGCATCAATATGTCTGGATGAAATGTTTGGGTAATCCTCTAATAGTTCTTTTATTTGTGGAAGAAGAGCATGACAGACAGAGCAATTTGGTTGAGAAATATAGAGAATAGATAAAATTTCATCGTCAACAAAAGATTGTGCTTCTTCTATGGAGTGAACGGATTTCATTAAGATCACCTCTCTATTATGATGTTCTTATTGTAGCAATGAAATTCTCTTTCATCCTCCTATTTGCTTATATATAGGAAGAAACATCTATTAATACTCAACGCTGCTATTTTTCCATATACCTTGCTATTTATTCCTTAATGAGACTTGCAAATCCTTTTACCTTCCGCTATAATCTTTTCAAATATCTTAAATTCTAAGAAAAAGAGAGTAGCTAATGTGGAACGGACAGCGAGTCAGGGAAGGTGAAAGCCTGATACGATTCCCAATAGTGAACCGGACTTTTGAGAAGCCATGCCGAACGTTAAGTAGGTATGGCCGGGGATCCCCGTTACCAAAAACCAAGCGGCTTTTTAGCTAGAAGAGTGGTACCGCGAGCACAAACCTCGTCTCTTACATGGAGACGGGGTTTTTTATTTTTATGCTAGATCAGTCTCTGCACCCCCGTTAAATTCCACACCCCAATGAATAGGAGGAGTATTATGGAAAAGCATATCTTCGCTTTACAATTATCTCATTTATTAGGAGAAACCTTTACTCGAGAATGGATCTATGAACAAATAGAAACACCGAAACAAGCCAGTTTAGGAGATCTCGCCTTTCCGTGTTTCCAGTTAGCAAAAACTTTTCGCAAGAGCCCTTCAGATATTGCTGCTGAACTTGCTCCAAAGATCAAACACGATGTCTTCTCAGATGCTAAATCAAATGGAGGGTATTTGAATGTTTTTCTGAATCAGTCTTTCGTTACGGATCATACACTCAAGCAAGTTCTGACAGACCCCTCTCTCTACGGTCATCATGATTTCGGTGATGGAAAAACCATTGTACTCGACATGTCTGCTCCAAACATAGCCAAACCTTTTTCGATGGGACACCTACGCTCAACCGTTATTGGAAATGCCATCGCCAATTTAGCAAAGAAATGTGGTTATGAGACGATAAAAATCAATTATATTGGAGATTACGGTACCCAGTTTGGAAAACTCCTGGCAGCCTACAATAAATGGGGGGATGAACAGAAGATTAAAGCCAACCCCCTCAAACAACTGACGAAAATTTACGTGAAGTTCCATGAAGCAGCAAGCGAGAATCCTTCACTTGTAGAAGAAGGAAGAGATTGGTTTAAAAAACTTGAACAGCAGGACCCTGAAGCTCTTCAACTATGGAAATGGTTCAAGGAAGTATCGTTAGAGGAGTTTAATAAAATCTATGAACTTCTCGGTATTTCTTTCGATCTGACACGGGGGGAAGCGTACTATAACAATAAAATGGAACCTACCTTTGATTTACTGAAGGAAAAAGGATTATTGGAAGAATCAGAAGGTGCTCAGGTAGTACGCCTTGACCAAGAAAACCTTCCTCCCTGCCTCATTCGAAAAAGTAATGGAACGACCATCTATGCGACTCGTGACCTTACAGCAGCCATCGATCGTTTCCAGTCCTATCAATTCGATGAAGCCTTATACGTTGTCGGTCACGAGCAAACCCTGCACTTTCAGCAAGTAAAGCGTGTATTAGAGAAAATGGGCTTTTCATGGGCGAAAAATGTTAAGCACATCCCTT
It contains:
- a CDS encoding CotY/CotZ family spore coat protein, with protein sequence MGSCSKGKGSECVRDTIKKIIAAQDEVAERDHCCDVSCERSIRDLLSPAGAGMGDTTIPFTLICKDCKPFIGSGARFANNMYQCLESPFFRAKKFVDDSKDCVKLELLIPINGGNSCSSRGKKGGVCDFLDMAPGFYETGVCITVDLDCFCGISCLSPTTPEPYPSQAPAHD
- a CDS encoding DinB family protein encodes the protein MGVRNVLLEQLAAIYDENSWFVCFNFAVKDLTEYQAQVKPDDHTNSIAELVHHLYFYNYRYLCRFRGEEVQELPRHYNTFQNHDGGDWNQTIRNYQKVMAGFRRQIYLSSEEKLEKWSETLAHLFIHNAYHIGQIVHIRKQFGTWSSSPVVRG
- a CDS encoding STAS domain-containing protein; the protein is MQRNKELHDFLLDKAEQLTEEWYESLDKTGGGVYASNDPEVIRTLKAQNFEFHQHLCKVFVMEKSSFFQEFDEWIMNVASDPEHLNTPTHLIMREFIRVRNQYMVFIDEFIQNQTKLVRQNKIDLWKTVIIEAIDVVMTRVVEEKHNHLNKRIDEQENTINELSSPVIDLSNGKALLPLVGEIDTFRASSILENTLAKCTEKNTNHLYIDLSGVYLVDTMVAQQIFQLINALKLIGVETTMSGIRPEIAHTAVHLGIDFGNISITPTLAKAFSLPN
- a CDS encoding aminoglycoside 6-adenylyltransferase → MRQIEAVDQITKSLQEDERVKAVFLKGSMGRKEDDEHSDVDLYCLVAEDEVQEFLKDRKRHVEAYRDVIFYDDIFIIAPQIIAVYDNLLHLDLFTVTEDTLIHKDYFRVIYDPEGRMEKYKDKQHLQLSEQDFIDAVDDAAFFLLQYKKAADRGNDIWAVKVLNDLLINLAQILLQRYSPDRAQLGLKTLDRTLPEEITDRIRHIYLKTTPDEHPEAILIFTAVLSDQEHWIEKNLPKLEYTLPFLKRMIKEFQKK
- a CDS encoding nuclease-related domain-containing protein; this translates as MLEVKNYRGELIFDFDHHQLFRKFNGVKDLFPDPFLQVEHQTRHLSRWLGLFGFPEIPISPLIVVASPKTAIETFGKDSFYLIKRIVRPKNLISRVEEMRRNFTEVVLDEEEVTACVPLQNGAYTL
- a CDS encoding glutamate-5-semialdehyde dehydrogenase codes for the protein MTLIKNDVNVEARAIEAKKASKKLIILSKEEKNQALLHLADVLEREYETILAANEKDLANGREKGFTDAFMDRLSLSKERIAEFAQGLREVAELEDPTGQVISDWTLENDLQVQKVTVPLGVIGMIYEARPNVTVDATGLALKSGNAIVLKGGSSAINSNQAIVEVMHRGLEGTKIPKEAVQFIASTDRAATNELFTMKEHIDVLIPRGGGKLIQAVVENATVPVLETGVGNCHIYVDKDADVEKAISILVNAKTDRPAVCNAAETLVVHKDWLAAHSDELIAALKENHINVHGDERALEVIPGAVLAGEEDWKNEYLSTDIAVKVVDNLTDAITHIETYGTKHSEAIVTENSEAAEKFMALVDAAAIYHNASTRFTDGGALGFGAEIGISTQKLHARGPMGLPALTTVKFLMKGTGQIR
- the proB gene encoding glutamate 5-kinase — translated: MLSNDKKRVVIKIGSSSLTSAHGEISRRKLEKLVDEVVRLKDDGHEVLLVSSGAVAAGYRRLGCLERPEALPEKQAAASIGQGLLMESYSDLFLSHGYNGSQILITRSDFSDEARYNNARNTINVLLERGIIPIVNENDTITIDRLKFGDNDTLSAKVAGLVDADQLIILSDIDGLYDDDPRKNEDAQLLDQVHEITPEIEAAAGDPGSAVGTGGMKSKIDAFKIAMASGISSFLGKAGTDDIVYDAVYHNATGTYFETKPEHENLDQKKQWIAFNSGPEGEVIIDHRAKESIVEMKKSLLPMNVHHVKGRFKKGAVVRIHDLQGEEIGLGVVNYSSEEMKEMIGLTEPELESYEKAAIERKDFVCHLEVSMPVGV
- the proC gene encoding pyrroline-5-carboxylate reductase, with the translated sequence MITQKIAFLGAGSMAEAMISGMVESGNIPAENIIVTNRSNQDRLNEINYKYGVRTVLKDELDFSEVDQFILAMKPKDIDAVLADLKDKLQPNQVLVSVLAGISTSYMEDRLNIGQQVIRVMPNTSSMLRESATAISPGRFADMDNVLVAKQLLQAIGEVFVIEEDKMDVFTGIAGSGPAYFYYLMEHIEETGRAEGMDRETLREIGAQTLLGAAKMMLERDESPTELRENVTSPNGTTAAGLDALDQNGGGQAISAAIKGAASRSKELSKELEGLLVGSK
- a CDS encoding thioredoxin family protein translates to MKSVHSIEEAQSFVDDEILSILYISQPNCSVCHALLPQIKELLEDYPNISSRHIDAHEVPEVAGEYSVMTVPAVLLFSEGKELYRKARFVPIGELNHQLAKYNHFINEG
- the argS gene encoding arginine--tRNA ligase: MEKHIFALQLSHLLGETFTREWIYEQIETPKQASLGDLAFPCFQLAKTFRKSPSDIAAELAPKIKHDVFSDAKSNGGYLNVFLNQSFVTDHTLKQVLTDPSLYGHHDFGDGKTIVLDMSAPNIAKPFSMGHLRSTVIGNAIANLAKKCGYETIKINYIGDYGTQFGKLLAAYNKWGDEQKIKANPLKQLTKIYVKFHEAASENPSLVEEGRDWFKKLEQQDPEALQLWKWFKEVSLEEFNKIYELLGISFDLTRGEAYYNNKMEPTFDLLKEKGLLEESEGAQVVRLDQENLPPCLIRKSNGTTIYATRDLTAAIDRFQSYQFDEALYVVGHEQTLHFQQVKRVLEKMGFSWAKNVKHIPFGMMLKDGKKMSTRQGKTILLEEVLKEAVQKASINIEEKSPSLKDKSEVAKQVGVGAVIFHDLKHDRRNDVEFSLDDMLTFEGNTAPYLQYAYVRASSLLTKGNFDHEVTSTELGDSLTWPLVKLIREYPYVVKESYANYDPSKIAKYLLDLAKAFNKYYAESKILESDNLNAKLTLVYAFTIVLKDGLALLGIETPEKM